A stretch of Faecalibacterium duncaniae DNA encodes these proteins:
- a CDS encoding AAA family ATPase, whose product MNEMKEAVGNWREAKQFSPADENDFLRWLDKADTEEKLFSRLTFWFTFRGLPADQNQRYHLVQERARELRLWNGLELKLRRWQDRVADEYEQIGKEAFAARIGEDYADYINSLTDPEAAPQQAAPEPETAKPAGVQAWSARELSEMVLPPIRHVVEGLLPMGMGVLVAKPKLGKSWMVLDLCLAVAQGEPFLGFPTQQHGTLYLALEDGKSRMQTRLRRLLEGRPAPANMHVMFQAQRLGEGLLEMLGEYLDANPDIHLVCIDTLSKIKPKAKPFENAYDADYDYMGRLKAFADSRGICVLLVHHTRKSKNPEDSFDNINGSTGILGAADFTIVLDKQSRMDDEAGFLLTGRDIEQCERVIRFDKARCRWVMQGTAAQLAAQRRVAEYEAEPIVKTLRVLLQQGDGTWSGYSKNLMEMGQRYAHTELAPNLQMLSKRIQELQPMLWERDTIRYWYNSNGNAGRKHNFRQERADNNASVPVSAQLSLRHNYH is encoded by the coding sequence ATGAACGAAATGAAGGAAGCAGTGGGGAACTGGCGGGAGGCAAAGCAGTTCAGCCCGGCGGACGAGAACGATTTCCTGCGGTGGCTGGACAAGGCCGACACTGAGGAGAAGCTCTTTTCCCGGCTGACCTTCTGGTTTACCTTCCGGGGCCTGCCTGCGGACCAGAACCAGCGGTATCATCTGGTGCAGGAGCGGGCCCGGGAACTGCGGCTCTGGAACGGGCTGGAGCTCAAGCTCCGGCGCTGGCAGGACCGCGTGGCCGACGAGTACGAGCAGATCGGAAAGGAGGCGTTCGCGGCCCGCATCGGCGAGGACTACGCCGATTACATCAACAGCCTGACCGACCCGGAGGCCGCCCCGCAGCAGGCTGCCCCGGAGCCGGAGACCGCAAAGCCTGCCGGGGTGCAGGCGTGGTCGGCCCGGGAGCTGTCTGAAATGGTGCTGCCGCCCATCCGCCATGTGGTGGAGGGCCTGCTGCCCATGGGCATGGGGGTGCTGGTGGCAAAGCCCAAGTTGGGCAAGAGCTGGATGGTGCTGGACCTCTGCCTTGCCGTGGCACAGGGGGAGCCGTTCCTGGGGTTCCCCACCCAGCAGCACGGCACGCTCTACCTCGCCCTGGAGGACGGCAAGAGCCGGATGCAGACCCGCCTGCGCCGCTTGCTGGAGGGCAGGCCCGCCCCGGCTAACATGCACGTTATGTTTCAGGCCCAACGGCTGGGCGAGGGCCTGCTGGAAATGCTGGGGGAGTATCTGGATGCCAACCCGGACATCCATCTGGTCTGCATCGATACCTTATCCAAGATCAAGCCCAAGGCAAAGCCCTTTGAGAATGCCTACGATGCCGACTACGACTACATGGGCAGGCTGAAGGCCTTTGCCGACAGCCGGGGCATCTGCGTGCTGCTGGTGCACCACACCCGCAAGAGCAAGAACCCCGAGGACAGCTTCGACAACATCAACGGCTCCACCGGCATCCTGGGTGCGGCGGATTTCACCATCGTGCTGGACAAGCAGAGCCGGATGGACGATGAAGCAGGCTTTCTGCTCACCGGCCGCGACATCGAGCAGTGCGAGCGGGTCATCCGCTTCGATAAGGCCCGCTGCCGCTGGGTCATGCAGGGCACGGCGGCCCAGCTGGCCGCGCAGCGCCGGGTGGCCGAGTATGAGGCAGAGCCCATCGTCAAGACCCTGCGGGTGCTCTTGCAGCAGGGGGATGGAACGTGGAGCGGCTACTCCAAGAACCTGATGGAGATGGGCCAGCGGTACGCCCATACCGAGCTGGCACCAAATCTGCAAATGCTTTCAAAGCGTATTCAGGAGCTGCAACCTATGCTTTGGGAACGAGATACTATTAGATATTGGTATAACAGCAATGGAAACGCTGGGAGAAAGCATAACTTTCGACAGGAACGAGCCGATAACAATGCTTCGGTTCCAGTGTCTGCACAGTTATCGTTAAGACATAATTATCATTGA
- a CDS encoding Na/Pi cotransporter family protein, with protein MDITHITSLLGGIALFLYGMSIMGAGLEKLAGGKMQGVLQKLTSSTIKGVIFGTLITGVIQSSAGTVVICVGLVNSGIMTLTQSVGVIMGANIGTTVTGQLIRMADISGESLLLTLIQPKTFAPVVAFVGCIFYVFLRNAKKKNIGQIMLGFGILFTGMSLMDTGVSPLRESAAFQELFVSMTNPVLGVLVGMVVTVIIQSSSASVGILQALSSTGLVTFGSAIPIILGAHIGTAFTPLLTIGGSSKDGKRAALIHLYFNIIGSFVLLGAIYAVRYTIGIPVWGDVMNKSTIANIHTLSSVAAMLLFLPFSSVLSKLAMLTVPNSAEEAQEMSMPVLDERLFKSPAVALQQAKSAVVKMSRRAARNVSLSTPLLLKMDEDVVSAINVRENLIDRMEVEISNYLIKMTDQELGDDESHAVTELLNFVTEFERIGDYAVNIQEKAVELYEKEASFSDIAKNELKLLDSALEQILTRTNDAFENDDIALARQVEPLEEVIDILVEKLRDGHIKRLKDGICSIDTGVVFLDVLNNVERISDHCSNVAARLVGTSEGDDYDSHTLKSLMHHNPSKEYSLMYEECCKEYLTPLAAMEKEA; from the coding sequence ATGGATATCACACACATCACCTCATTGTTGGGCGGTATTGCGCTGTTCCTCTATGGTATGTCGATCATGGGTGCCGGCCTGGAAAAGCTGGCGGGCGGCAAGATGCAGGGCGTGCTGCAAAAGCTGACCTCCTCCACCATCAAGGGTGTCATTTTCGGCACCCTCATCACCGGCGTGATCCAGTCCTCCGCAGGCACAGTCGTCATCTGTGTCGGCCTTGTCAACTCTGGCATTATGACCCTGACGCAGTCGGTGGGTGTCATCATGGGTGCAAACATTGGTACCACGGTCACCGGTCAGCTCATCCGCATGGCGGATATCTCGGGTGAAAGCCTTCTGCTGACCCTCATCCAGCCCAAGACGTTTGCGCCGGTGGTGGCATTTGTCGGCTGCATTTTTTATGTGTTCCTGCGCAACGCCAAAAAGAAGAACATCGGCCAGATCATGCTGGGCTTCGGCATCCTGTTCACGGGCATGAGCCTGATGGACACCGGCGTGTCCCCTCTGCGGGAGAGCGCAGCCTTTCAGGAGCTGTTCGTCAGCATGACCAACCCCGTGCTGGGCGTGCTGGTGGGCATGGTCGTCACCGTCATCATCCAGTCCTCCTCGGCCTCGGTGGGTATCCTGCAGGCCTTGTCCAGCACCGGCCTTGTCACCTTTGGCAGCGCCATCCCCATCATTCTGGGTGCCCACATCGGCACCGCCTTTACCCCGCTGCTGACCATCGGCGGCTCCTCCAAGGACGGCAAGCGCGCCGCCCTGATCCACCTGTATTTCAACATCATCGGCAGCTTTGTGCTGCTGGGTGCCATCTACGCCGTGCGGTACACCATCGGCATCCCGGTGTGGGGCGACGTAATGAACAAGAGCACCATTGCAAACATCCACACCCTTTCCAGTGTGGCGGCCATGCTGTTGTTCCTGCCTTTCAGCAGTGTGCTCTCCAAGCTGGCCATGCTCACCGTGCCCAACAGTGCCGAGGAAGCACAGGAGATGAGTATGCCCGTGCTGGATGAGCGTCTGTTCAAGAGCCCGGCCGTGGCCCTGCAGCAGGCCAAGAGCGCCGTGGTTAAGATGTCCCGCCGTGCCGCCCGCAACGTCAGCCTCTCCACTCCCCTGCTGCTCAAGATGGATGAGGACGTGGTGAGCGCCATCAATGTGCGGGAGAACCTCATTGACCGGATGGAGGTGGAGATCTCCAACTACCTCATCAAGATGACTGACCAGGAGCTGGGCGACGACGAGAGCCACGCCGTGACCGAGCTGCTGAATTTTGTCACCGAGTTCGAGCGCATCGGCGACTACGCCGTGAACATTCAGGAAAAGGCCGTGGAGCTCTACGAGAAAGAGGCCTCCTTCAGCGACATTGCCAAGAACGAGCTGAAGCTGCTGGATTCCGCGCTGGAGCAGATTCTGACCCGCACCAACGATGCCTTTGAGAACGATGACATCGCGCTGGCCCGTCAGGTGGAGCCGCTGGAAGAGGTCATCGACATTCTGGTGGAGAAGCTCCGCGACGGCCACATCAAGCGCCTGAAGGACGGCATCTGCTCCATTGATACCGGCGTGGTGTTCCTGGATGTGCTGAACAATGTGGAGCGCATCTCCGACCACTGCTCCAACGTGGCGGCCCGTCTGGTGGGCACCAGCGAGGGCGATGACTACGATTCCCACACCCTCAAGAGCCTGATGCACCACAACCCCAGCAAGGAATACTCCCTCATGTACGAGGAGTGCTGCAAGGAGTACCTTACCCCGCTGGCCGCTATGGAAAAGGAAGCGTAA
- a CDS encoding PolC-type DNA polymerase III, with translation MADPDFAASFGRVIVEHARMLRQERQVVFTLRSAAPLDKGLCARLLASLQPDYEGFELKIDNLFGYATLDEAALRELMEEMKRDGIPINGFLDRCRITITGQNITVGVCHGTKFLQEMEFERLLADRVAAHTGVRPKVTLTSAVGEAEQRQMEEKLERKIAPPVVKFEKKNTAPSIKVEGLDLTDKPVTIFHGKMFTPKNLTPLKDLGGEGGKCVIWGDVFFTEVKGNYRKIYTVSITDYTGSINLKIRAQEGEDCSKWENIPKGTTLLVRGDCTYDKYEHDYIVYPYDVLFVERKKREDNAPEKRVELHLHTKLSSMDAFCDPGGIVKLAHRMGHPAIAITDHGVCQGYPEAMLATDEIHKSDPDFKLIYGCEAYFVDDMVPCVYGVKDQPLDGEFCVFDTETTGLDPGVEYLTEIGAVIVRNGEVVEEFDTFVKPGKPITPKITELTGITNEMVADAPGEKEALEAFLRFADGRILVAHNAHAFDIRFLKAAAKRSGISFEPTYIDTLTMAQAMYPGLHNYKQGTINKHLELPSYEAHRACEDSAALGRIFCVMLSDLAEKEVTTVEGINTGLGGNREVLKKKYFHLIILVKNQMGLKNLYKIVSEAHVNYFFKKPRVPRSLLNKYRDGLILTSACEAGELYRAVVEGRSYEELKKIASYYDVLEIQPLGNNEYMVRDGKVESEEVIKDFNRTIIRLGEDLHKPVIATGDVHFTEPEDAIYRTVLQAGNGFKDADTQPPLFYRTTEDMLKQFSYLPKEKAYEIVVTNPRKIAATIDNNVRAIPRGTYPPSIEGAEQQLRDATWEHAKRDYGDPLPKIVEDRLKKELDSICGHGYAVLYVIAVKLVAYSNAGGYQVGSRGSVGSSAVAHFSGISEVNSLPPHYRCPKCKYSEFITDGSVDDGFDLPDKDCPHCGTRMLVDGHDIPFETFLGFYGDKEPDIDLNFSGEYQSNVHRYTEELFGKANVFKAGTVSGIQDKTAYGYVKKYLEARGKTVNHAEENRLTLGCTGVKRTTGQHPGGMVVVPDTYEIYDFCPIQHPADDVAGGLLTTHFEFKYLHDTLLKLDELGHDMPTFYKYFEEYTGIPVDSIPMNDPRVYSLLTSPEELGVTPEQIDSQTGTFGIPEMGTNFVRGMLVEARPRNFSELIQISGLSHGTDVWTGNADELIRSGTCTIAEVIGCRDSIMLYLLRKGLEPKMAFDIMEAVRKGKVAKGGFKPGWEEAMREHEVPDWYIESCRKIKYMFPKAHAVAYLMSAIRLMWFKLYRPAEFYAVYFTVRGDDIDYEAAVGGAAVARAHMEAVKRRLKEEKNAKDEDVLVSLQLVNEMLSRGYAFLPIELGKSRGNKYIVEDGKVRLPFCALKGVGGTAAASLERATIDGQEYISVEELQQATGVTSAVLESLRSAGVLADLPESSQVSFF, from the coding sequence ATGGCGGACCCGGATTTCGCGGCCAGTTTCGGGCGCGTGATCGTGGAACATGCCCGGATGCTGCGGCAGGAGCGGCAGGTCGTTTTTACCCTGCGCAGTGCCGCCCCGCTGGACAAGGGGCTGTGCGCCCGGTTGCTGGCCTCCCTGCAGCCGGATTATGAGGGCTTTGAACTGAAGATCGACAACCTCTTTGGCTATGCCACGCTGGACGAAGCCGCCCTGCGGGAGCTGATGGAGGAGATGAAGCGGGACGGCATCCCCATCAACGGTTTTCTGGACCGGTGCCGGATCACCATCACCGGCCAGAACATCACGGTGGGGGTCTGCCACGGCACCAAGTTTTTGCAGGAGATGGAGTTTGAGCGCCTGCTGGCGGACCGCGTTGCCGCCCACACCGGTGTCAGGCCCAAAGTCACCCTGACAAGCGCGGTGGGCGAGGCCGAACAGCGCCAGATGGAAGAAAAGCTGGAGCGCAAGATCGCCCCGCCGGTGGTCAAGTTCGAGAAAAAGAACACCGCCCCCTCCATCAAGGTGGAGGGCCTTGACCTGACCGACAAGCCCGTGACCATTTTCCACGGCAAGATGTTCACCCCCAAGAACCTCACCCCCCTCAAGGACCTGGGCGGCGAGGGCGGCAAGTGCGTGATCTGGGGCGACGTGTTCTTTACCGAGGTCAAGGGCAACTACCGCAAGATCTACACGGTGTCCATCACCGATTACACCGGCTCCATCAACCTGAAGATCCGCGCGCAGGAAGGGGAGGACTGCTCCAAGTGGGAGAACATCCCCAAGGGCACCACCCTGCTGGTGCGCGGCGACTGCACCTACGACAAGTACGAGCATGACTACATCGTCTACCCCTACGATGTCCTGTTCGTGGAACGGAAAAAGCGGGAGGACAACGCCCCGGAAAAGCGGGTGGAGCTTCACCTGCATACCAAGCTGTCCAGCATGGATGCCTTCTGCGACCCGGGCGGCATTGTCAAGCTGGCCCACCGGATGGGCCACCCTGCCATTGCCATCACCGACCACGGTGTCTGTCAGGGCTACCCGGAGGCCATGCTGGCCACCGATGAGATCCACAAGAGCGACCCGGATTTCAAGCTGATCTACGGCTGCGAGGCCTATTTTGTGGATGATATGGTGCCCTGCGTCTACGGCGTGAAGGACCAGCCGCTGGACGGCGAGTTCTGCGTGTTCGACACCGAGACCACCGGCCTGGACCCCGGCGTGGAGTACCTGACCGAGATCGGCGCGGTGATCGTGCGGAACGGGGAAGTGGTGGAGGAGTTCGACACCTTTGTCAAGCCGGGCAAGCCCATCACCCCCAAGATCACCGAGCTGACCGGCATCACCAACGAGATGGTGGCCGATGCCCCCGGGGAAAAGGAAGCGCTGGAAGCCTTTCTCCGGTTCGCGGATGGCCGCATCCTGGTGGCCCACAATGCCCATGCGTTCGATATCCGCTTCCTGAAAGCCGCCGCCAAGCGCAGCGGCATTTCCTTTGAGCCGACCTATATCGACACCCTGACCATGGCGCAGGCCATGTACCCGGGCCTGCACAACTACAAGCAGGGGACCATCAACAAGCATCTGGAGCTGCCCAGCTACGAGGCCCACCGCGCCTGCGAGGACTCCGCCGCGCTGGGCCGCATCTTCTGCGTCATGCTCAGCGACCTTGCCGAGAAAGAGGTCACCACCGTGGAGGGCATCAACACCGGTCTGGGCGGCAACCGGGAGGTGCTGAAAAAGAAGTACTTCCACCTCATCATTCTGGTCAAGAACCAGATGGGCCTGAAGAACCTGTACAAGATCGTGAGCGAGGCCCACGTCAACTACTTCTTCAAGAAGCCCCGTGTGCCCCGCAGCCTGCTGAACAAGTACCGCGACGGCCTGATCCTGACCAGCGCCTGCGAGGCGGGCGAGCTTTACCGTGCCGTTGTGGAGGGGCGCTCCTACGAGGAACTGAAGAAGATCGCCTCCTACTACGACGTGCTGGAGATCCAGCCCCTGGGCAACAACGAGTATATGGTGCGGGACGGCAAGGTGGAGAGCGAGGAAGTCATCAAGGACTTCAACCGCACCATCATCCGGCTGGGCGAGGACCTGCACAAACCGGTCATCGCCACCGGCGACGTGCACTTTACCGAGCCGGAGGATGCCATCTACCGCACGGTGCTGCAGGCGGGCAACGGCTTCAAGGATGCGGACACCCAGCCCCCGCTGTTCTACCGCACCACGGAGGATATGCTGAAGCAGTTCAGTTACCTGCCCAAGGAAAAGGCCTACGAGATCGTGGTGACCAACCCCCGCAAGATCGCGGCCACCATCGACAACAACGTGCGGGCCATTCCGCGCGGCACCTACCCGCCCAGCATCGAGGGTGCGGAGCAGCAGCTGCGCGATGCCACCTGGGAACACGCCAAGCGGGATTACGGCGACCCCCTGCCCAAGATCGTGGAGGACCGCCTGAAAAAGGAGCTGGACTCCATCTGCGGCCACGGCTACGCTGTTCTGTACGTCATTGCCGTCAAGCTGGTGGCCTACTCCAACGCAGGCGGCTATCAGGTGGGCAGCCGTGGCTCGGTGGGCTCCTCTGCCGTGGCCCACTTCTCCGGCATTTCGGAGGTCAACAGCCTGCCGCCCCACTACCGCTGCCCCAAGTGCAAGTACAGCGAGTTCATCACCGACGGCAGCGTGGACGACGGCTTTGACCTGCCCGATAAGGACTGCCCCCACTGCGGCACCCGGATGCTGGTGGACGGCCACGACATCCCCTTTGAGACCTTCTTGGGCTTCTACGGCGACAAGGAGCCTGATATCGACCTGAACTTCTCGGGCGAGTATCAGTCCAACGTCCACCGCTACACCGAGGAGCTCTTCGGCAAGGCCAATGTGTTCAAGGCGGGCACGGTGTCCGGCATTCAGGACAAGACCGCCTACGGCTACGTCAAAAAGTATCTGGAAGCCCGCGGCAAAACCGTCAACCACGCCGAGGAGAACCGCCTGACCCTGGGCTGCACCGGTGTCAAGCGCACCACCGGCCAGCACCCCGGCGGCATGGTCGTTGTGCCCGACACCTACGAGATCTACGATTTCTGCCCCATCCAGCACCCGGCGGATGATGTGGCGGGCGGCCTGCTCACGACGCATTTCGAGTTCAAGTACCTCCACGACACCCTGCTCAAGCTGGACGAGCTGGGCCACGACATGCCCACCTTCTACAAGTATTTTGAGGAGTACACCGGCATCCCCGTGGACAGCATCCCCATGAACGACCCCCGGGTGTACAGCCTGCTCACCAGCCCGGAGGAGCTGGGCGTGACCCCGGAGCAGATCGACAGCCAGACCGGCACCTTTGGCATCCCGGAAATGGGCACCAACTTCGTGCGCGGAATGCTGGTGGAGGCCCGGCCCCGGAACTTCTCGGAGCTGATCCAGATCTCGGGCCTGTCCCACGGCACCGATGTCTGGACCGGCAACGCCGACGAGCTGATCCGCAGCGGCACCTGCACCATCGCGGAGGTCATCGGCTGCCGTGACAGCATCATGCTCTACCTGCTGCGCAAGGGGCTGGAGCCCAAGATGGCCTTTGATATCATGGAGGCTGTACGTAAGGGCAAGGTGGCCAAGGGCGGCTTCAAGCCCGGCTGGGAGGAAGCCATGCGGGAGCACGAGGTGCCGGACTGGTACATCGAGTCCTGCCGCAAGATCAAGTATATGTTCCCCAAGGCCCACGCTGTGGCCTACCTGATGAGCGCCATCCGGCTGATGTGGTTCAAGCTCTACCGCCCGGCAGAGTTCTACGCCGTTTACTTCACCGTGCGCGGCGATGATATCGACTATGAGGCCGCTGTGGGCGGTGCGGCTGTGGCCCGCGCCCACATGGAGGCGGTGAAGCGCCGCCTGAAAGAGGAGAAGAACGCCAAGGACGAGGACGTGCTGGTCAGCCTGCAGCTGGTCAACGAAATGCTCTCCCGCGGGTATGCGTTCCTGCCCATCGAGCTGGGCAAGAGCCGCGGCAACAAGTATATCGTGGAGGATGGCAAGGTGCGCCTGCCCTTCTGTGCCCTGAAAGGCGTGGGCGGCACTGCCGCCGCCTCGCTGGAGCGGGCCACCATCGACGGGCAGGAGTATATCTCCGTGGAGGAACTCCAGCAGGCCACCGGCGTGACCAGCGCCGTGCTGGAAAGCCTGCGCAGCGCCGGTGTGCTGGCAGACCTGCCCGAAAGCAGCCAGGTGAGCTTCTTCTGA
- a CDS encoding type II toxin-antitoxin system HicB family antitoxin: protein MKTLNEYLALPYRMEIVEDREEGGYVVSYPDLPGCLTCGETIESAVENARDAKRVWLEAALEEGVSIPMPDSLEDYSGQFKLRLPRSLHRALAEHSQREGISMNQYCVYLLAKNDALHAG from the coding sequence ATGAAAACGCTGAATGAATATCTGGCTCTTCCGTATCGGATGGAGATTGTAGAGGACAGGGAAGAGGGCGGCTATGTTGTCTCCTATCCCGATCTGCCGGGGTGCCTGACCTGCGGCGAGACCATTGAAAGCGCTGTGGAGAATGCTCGGGATGCTAAGAGGGTCTGGCTGGAGGCCGCACTGGAAGAGGGCGTATCCATTCCGATGCCGGACAGTCTGGAGGATTACTCCGGGCAGTTCAAGCTCCGCTTGCCCCGCAGCCTGCACCGCGCTCTGGCGGAGCACTCCCAGCGGGAAGGCATCAGTATGAATCAGTACTGCGTTTACCTGCTGGCAAAAAATGATGCCCTGCACGCAGGGTAA